The following DNA comes from Marinilactibacillus sp. Marseille-P9653.
GTACAAAGAGGAACTTGAAAACGGGAAACAGTCAGAAGAGCTTTTAAACGCCATTAACCATAAAGGCCGAGACAATGCTCGAACACCTATGCAATGGAATGACGAAATGAATGCTGGCTTTTCAAAAGGAACACCGTGGATTGCAGTCAATTCAAACCACAATCAAATCAATGTTGAGCAAGCACTAGCGGATCAAGAATCAACTTTTTACACATACAAAGAGTTGATTCAATATAGAAAAGAAAATGAGACTATTGTTTTAGGAGCGTATAACTTATTACTTCCAAATCATCAACAAGTATTTGCTTATGAAAGAACGCATAAAGGCAATAAAATCATCGTTGTCGCGAATCTCTCAAAAGAATCCGTATCGATTGAATTGCCAGAGACTTCGGAAAAAGCCAGTATACGATTTAGTAATTATAATAGAAAACAAGTTGACTCAACTGAATGGACGTTAAAACCGTATGAGTGTTTTGTGATAGAAAATGTCACCCAGTAACAGTTATCTAAATAGAAACCATTTAGATCTAATTCAGATCTAGATGGTTTTTTTGTCTGAAATATGAAGTATATGTTTAAATGAATATCTGAAATAAGATGAATAATAATAGTTATTTATACATCATAAATAGATGGATAAGTGATTAGGGAGAATGGAAAAACCCCTTACTTTACGTTTTGTATAGGTATACATAGAAAAGTATATAGATATAAGTTATTCAGAATCATATGAATATTTAAAAATTTGAATATACATTTTAAATGTATATTATTATGATAAATCATATTCAAATACACTTTTATATTTATTTTGTTGCATAATTATTTATATAATGATATGATTCTTTTCAACACCCCTTATAAATAGGAGGTTGGATTATACGAAAAGTATACAAATACATTGATCTTAGTATCAGGGGAGACAAACAGATGAAGAAATCGTTTAAAGCATTTATAGCCTTTTTTATTTTGGCAGTAACACTTCTAGTCCCGACACAGTCGGTTTACGCGGAAGATGGTTCAATAGACCGTGTACAAGAGAAGGGGCAACTTGTTATTGGTACAAGTGGAGATTTTCCGCCGTTTGAATTCTATGCAGAAGTTGATGGTGAACAGCAACTCGTTGGTATGGATATGTCGATCGCTCGAAAAATTGCGGACGATATGGGTGTCGAACTTGTCATCAGAGATATGGAATTCGATAGTCTGATTCCTGCTCTTGAAGCCAATAATATTGACATGATCGTAGCAGGAATGACACCTACGGCAGAACGTCGGCAAAGTGTAAACTTCTCTGATATCTATTACCAGACATTCCAGAACATCATGGTTCAAGCGGAAGATGAAGGGATTTATGATTCCGTAGAATCTTTAAGAGGTCAAAAAGTCGGCGTTCAGACTGCTTCATTGCAAGAGCAGTTGGCAGAACAAATTCCAGATGTAGAATTAATGCAGCTAGGAAATATTAATGACTTGATTTTAGCTCTACAGACAAATCGTATTGAAGCCATCGTGATGCAAGGACCGAATGCAGTAGCTCACGCTGAAAATGACAGCACGCTTTATACATTCGAAGGAGACTTTGAATTAGATGAAGAAGACCAAGGTTCAGCGATTGCTATGCGTAAAGGCGAAGACTCGCTGGCGGCAGCCGTTAATGAAAGTTTGGGAGAAATCTTAGATCAAAATCTGATTGAGGAATATCTTGGAACAGCTGGAGAATATATGGCTGGTACATCGGAAGAAGACGTATCTG
Coding sequences within:
- a CDS encoding ABC transporter substrate-binding protein/permease; translation: MKKSFKAFIAFFILAVTLLVPTQSVYAEDGSIDRVQEKGQLVIGTSGDFPPFEFYAEVDGEQQLVGMDMSIARKIADDMGVELVIRDMEFDSLIPALEANNIDMIVAGMTPTAERRQSVNFSDIYYQTFQNIMVQAEDEGIYDSVESLRGQKVGVQTASLQEQLAEQIPDVELMQLGNINDLILALQTNRIEAIVMQGPNAVAHAENDSTLYTFEGDFELDEEDQGSAIAMRKGEDSLAAAVNESLGEILDQNLIEEYLGTAGEYMAGTSEEDVSDNFLGTYWSYFADGMYVTILISVISVLVGMVLGFFLSLMRLTKNFVIRFLASSYVEFVRGTPLLIQVMFIYFGAGVFFDLPALTAGIIAVSLNSGAYICEIIRGGLNSVDSGQSEAARSLGMSKNQTMRYILFPQALKNIWPALGNEFITIIKESSIVSVIGVSELIFQTRIVRSASFRGILPLFITMLIYFFLTFTLTKILNHFEGRMNHD